In Rhodopirellula sp. P2, the DNA window AAGGTGCCTCCGAAGGTGAGTCACCCGCCGTGATGACGGCCATGCCATCGCTCGCTGAGCTCAAACCAGGTGACCAAGTCATCGGCGTGGTCGTTGGCGTGATGCCATTTGGTGTGTTCATTGAATTGTCACCCGACTGCAGCGGACTGATCCATGTGAGCCGGATCTCCGACAATTTCGTTGAGGATTTGCACGAAGCTGTTCAGGTTGGTGACGTCATCACCGCCTGGGTAACCGGAACCGATGCGAAGCGTCGCCGGGTTGCTTTGAGTGCGATCTCGCCTGAACGCGAAGCGGCTTTGGAAGCCCGTCGCCAGAACGATCGCGGTGGACGCGGTCGCGGCCCCGGCGGACGTGGTCAAGGCGGCCAAGGTGGTCGCGGACAACGCGGTGCCCAAGGCGCTCAGTCGGGTACCCAAGCGAGCGGACAGGGTGGCGGACAAGGTCAGCGATCTGAGTCGGCACCACGCGGTCGAGGCACGCCGTCCGGCGGTTCAGGCCAAGGTGGTCAACGCGGCGGGCAAGCTCGTGGTGGCCAAGGCCAAGGCCGCGGTGCTCAGGGCGGACGCGGCGGCAAGCCAGGCGGTCGTCCCGGTGGACGCGATGCAGGCAGAGGCGGACGCGGTCGCGGACCGAAGAAACCAGAAGTCTACGAAGTCATCGGCAAAGACCCTGAAAAGCCACAGATCAGCGATGCAATGGCCAAAGGCGATGAGCCCATGCGATCCTTCGGCGATCTGATGCAAATGTTCAGCAAGGAGAAAGGCCAAACGACTCCTCCAGCGGACAAGAAACCAGCTGCCAAGCCGCCTGCTGCGGAGCAACCAGTCGCCGAGAAGCCAGCGGAAGTGAAACCAGCCGAAACACCTCCGACGGACCCACCGGCCGCACCCAAAGCAGAGGCACCCGCCTCACCATCCGCTCCTGAGGGAGACGAATGAGCGACGATTTTCAGTCTCGATTGGAATCGGCCATCGCTCGCGGACGCCGCCGTGCGGAGCATGAAGCTTCGCAGGAACGGAAAAAGGAGATGTCAGAGGAGGACTTGAAGCGGCTTCACACGTCGTATCGTTTGTCTCTGTCAGAACAAATTGAAGCGGCTGTGCGCCGCGTCGCAGATCACTTTCCCGGGTTTCGCTACGAATCGGTCTTTGGCGAAGAGGGGTGGGGAGCGGCGTGTTACCGCGACGATTTACGACTCGATGCCGGACGTCGTACGAACCTGTACAGCCGCTTGGAATTGGTCATTCGGCCCTACAGCGATTTACGAGTGCTGGACTTGAAAGGCAAAGGCACGGTGATGAACCGTGAACTTTTCAATCGCACGCACTACGCCAAAATCGTGGACGTGGAATCAGAAGAATTCAGCCAATTGATCGACGCGTGGGCGATCGAGTACGCCGAAATGTATTCCGCGAAAAGCTCAACGTCTTGAGCGTCACCCGCCATCACCGCTGCTGAATGTCTCAGCGGTTCGTGGGTGCCACCTGCATGCGAGCGTGCGTCGGCAGGTGATTCTTGCCAATCCGTCCATCGGCTTTGACCCAGCCCAGCGGACGACCGAGATGCTGCACGATCTGCCAGCCACGGCGGTCCGTCGGAACCGTGCCTCCCGCCAAGTAGGTCGCCGCTTGGGCGTCATCCAATTCGATGCGTCCCGCCCCCTGCGTGAACTCGTCATCGATGTGCCTCAGGGCACAAGCGTGAGACGGCTTCCAGGTCTGACCGGTTCGGTAGGCCACTTCCGGGCCAATCGTCCAGGCTTGCTTGACCCACTCGGGTGCACCTTTGCAAAACGCCTCTGCGATCCAGTCGCGCTGTCGCAACAGCACTGAATCTTCACCGTCGCTGGGTTCCGAGGAAGTCCCCAAAACCGTTTGAAGCAATTCATCGCAGGCGAGATCGAGAGGTTGCTCGGACTGCAGAACGCCTCGGCGAAGCAGCCAGGGATCTTCGACGAACTCGGCTGAGTCTTCGGAAGGATCAGCGTCCCCCGGTTTCTTCAAGCGTGCTGCGAATGCGCCGGCGCAACCATCGCGATGTGGCCACACTCGATAGCCGCATTCGGTGAGCGAGCTTTGGTAGGCGCTCAAGGCTTCGACCGGTGACGGTTGCATCCCCAATTCACGGGTCATCCAGTCCACTTGGTCCTCATTCTCGGCCACCGCAAAGGTGCACGTGCTGTAGACAATCGTGCCTCCGGGACGCAGAAGCTGATGCGCCGCTGCCAGGATTCGTTGTTGGCGGGCCGCGTTGGTGGCGACCATCGACTCGTTCACGGCCCCCTTGGATTGCCGGCCACGTGACAGCAAGGCTTGGCCACTGCAGGGTGCATCGATCAAAATGGTGTCGAAGACGCCCGGTAGTTTTTCCGCGAGGCCATCCGGGTCTTCGCAGCTGATGGCGTAACGATCCGATCCGGTTCGTGACAGGTTGTACGCAAGCGGCGCGATCCGGGAACGAATCGGTTCGTTGGCAAGCAGGAAACCATCGACTCCGATTGCTTCCAACAATCCGGTTGCTTTCCCTCCGGGGGCCGCACAGAGATCGCAAACCAACTGCCCGGCAAGTGAGTCCGTGTGAGCTTCCGCGGCCGCGAGTGCAAGCAGTGACCCCGCGTCTTGCAGATAAAATTCCCCCGCGGCAAAGTCGATTGAACGCGAGGCGTGAAAACCATCCGGAATCGCGACGGCGAGCGGATACCAAGGCACATCGGTTCGCGAACCAGGGCCGTTGCTGTTTGGTTGCAAGCGAAATGCCGGGGCGCGGTCTCGACGGACTCGCATCACATTCGCATGACGCTGGCTCATTGCCGCTGCCAAACACTCCAGTTCAGCGGCTGGCAATTCAATCGGGGCGATCGCTGAGGAGACTTGTTCCGCCGTCAGCGCCACGGGCTTGCGATTGGCGGAAGGTTTGGAGGATGCCTGCGATTTGCGGCTGGCTTTCTTCGGGCCTTTTCGAGATCGACTCACGTTCTTGTGATCTTGTTCCAGACGGACATCACAAACGACAGCGTGATTGCGATCATGAGTGGCGAGGTGAAGGTGAACATGATGAACATGACTTGCGAGAGGCTGCCGGATTCGTCCTCGGGAGGCTGTGCACCAACCCAAATCGCGATGTCCGTTTGAACACTGGGAACTCGCGAAGCATAAAACAAACCCGCCAGGAAGAACGCACTGATTAGAACCAGCAGCAACGACACCGCGATGCTGACCTGTGGGCGAGGCGAATGGGAGGAAGCCGTTCTTGGTTCGGGTTGGGAGACGGAATCAGCTTCAGCCATCGAAAATGCCAGACCCAAAATCATCGAACGGTTCCGAACTCGCTTGCGAGGAGCGATCCGGTTGGGCCCCTCCAGCATCACGGTTGGGCGAGTTTGTCACAGTCGAACCGCGAGACCCACCGCCGCGACGATGCAGGTGAGGTTGTGGGATGCGTTGCTCGTCGCCTTGTTCGCCCCGAACGATCAAGGTGTCCGCATCATCCTCGATCGTGGGTCTGGTGACCGGATCGGTGCTGGAGGCTGGTTTGGATTCGTCCGTGGAGGAACTTGTGTAGTCCGCTTCGTCATAATCGCCAGCATCAAAATCGTCTTCGTAACGACTCCGGTATCCAGGCTGTTGTGATCGATCCAGTTCCGCTTCGAATTCTTCGATCACTGCCTGCTGAATCATTTCGCGGCATTCGCTGTTGATCGGGTGTGCGACATCCGCATACAGCTTTTGAGGCGAATTGGCGTTGTGGCCGCTCAGTTTGGCGCCGCAGTGATTGCAATAGGCTGCGCGCAGGTGATTCTTGGAACTGCATCTCCCACAGTGCCCCGTCAGTTTGCGACTGGGCATCGCAACGAAGGGACCGCTCGTTCCGTCGATGATTTTCAGATCACGAACGACAAACGATTGGTCAATGGTGATCGAGCAAAACGCCCGCAGACGGTCCTCCGAACCTTCCATCAGCTTGATGCGAATCTCGGTAATTTCCACGACGTCCCCTTATGCGATGTGGATCTCCGACGGCACCACACAACTCATAACCGGTCGGATCAATGCGCCACCTGGAAAAGTCGAACGCAGTGTTTCCGCAGCGAGTGCTGCTTGTTGCGACGAGTCTGCCAAAGCGAAGCAAGCCGAACCGCTGCCCGTCATGTGGCAATGTGTCAGTCCAGCCTTCGACAGACATTCTAGGGCGGGATCGATGCGCGATGAAAGCCCGCGTGCGGGCGCTTCCAAGGTGTTATGCAATGAAAACGTGGTTTCGGCAGGCATTCCTTGCAATGCGAGCACCAAATCATCGCTGGAATGGGGTGAATCGGGGACGCTGCAGCGAGAATAAACCTCTGCGGTCGAAACACTTGCCGCTGGGTAGATGACGACTGCGTGCAGTGGATTGGCTAATCGGAAGAACTCCAATTTCTCACCACGACCCGTTGCACGAGCGCATTGGATGCCTTCGTTTGCCCTTGGATCCCCACCGAAACTGGGTCCCCCAAAGAAAAAGGGAACGTCACTGCCGATTTCGGCGGCCAGGGGCAAAAGCAGTTCGCGTTTGGAAGTGGCTGGCATTTTCGAATGGGTTTCGCTGGCCGCTTCCCATCCCAATTGCAACGCCGAAGCGGCATCGCTGCTGGCACCTCCCATTCCCGCGCCACTGGGAATGTTCTTGTTCAGCTGGACTTCCCAGCCCCCGTCCAGGCAGAGAGCCTCGCTCAGGCGATTGAGCGCACGGACGACCAGGTTTTTGTCATCGGTCGGAATGAACAAAAGCTCGTCCTCTTCCTTGACCTGCAACTCGTTGGCGACGGCGGCTCGATCAGGAATCCAATCGACCGACAGTCGGACGCCAGGTTGCGATGTGCGGCGGAGGCGAAGTTCGTCTCGCCAATCAATCGCGATCATCACGGTATCCAGTTCATGGAAACCGTCGTCGCGACGCGCCAACAGTTCCAAGAAGAGGTTGAGTTTGGCGGGCGGCGACGTGTGATACCAGCGAGATTCAGTCACGTGTTCAGGCTGCTTTTCGAGAAGATGGCAGTTGGGTTTCCATCGGATCAGCAGAGGCCATTGCGACCAAAGCGATCCCCAGGCGGTCCGCCAGTGCGATGGTTTCCTCGCTGTCGAGCAAGATTGTTTTGTCGGCC includes these proteins:
- a CDS encoding methyltransferase RsmF C-terminal domain-like protein, which produces MSRSRKGPKKASRKSQASSKPSANRKPVALTAEQVSSAIAPIELPAAELECLAAAMSQRHANVMRVRRDRAPAFRLQPNSNGPGSRTDVPWYPLAVAIPDGFHASRSIDFAAGEFYLQDAGSLLALAAAEAHTDSLAGQLVCDLCAAPGGKATGLLEAIGVDGFLLANEPIRSRIAPLAYNLSRTGSDRYAISCEDPDGLAEKLPGVFDTILIDAPCSGQALLSRGRQSKGAVNESMVATNAARQQRILAAAHQLLRPGGTIVYSTCTFAVAENEDQVDWMTRELGMQPSPVEALSAYQSSLTECGYRVWPHRDGCAGAFAARLKKPGDADPSEDSAEFVEDPWLLRRGVLQSEQPLDLACDELLQTVLGTSSEPSDGEDSVLLRQRDWIAEAFCKGAPEWVKQAWTIGPEVAYRTGQTWKPSHACALRHIDDEFTQGAGRIELDDAQAATYLAGGTVPTDRRGWQIVQHLGRPLGWVKADGRIGKNHLPTHARMQVAPTNR
- a CDS encoding SpoVG family protein — encoded protein: MEITEIRIKLMEGSEDRLRAFCSITIDQSFVVRDLKIIDGTSGPFVAMPSRKLTGHCGRCSSKNHLRAAYCNHCGAKLSGHNANSPQKLYADVAHPINSECREMIQQAVIEEFEAELDRSQQPGYRSRYEDDFDAGDYDEADYTSSSTDESKPASSTDPVTRPTIEDDADTLIVRGEQGDEQRIPQPHLHRRGGGSRGSTVTNSPNRDAGGAQPDRSSQASSEPFDDFGSGIFDG
- a CDS encoding 4-(cytidine 5'-diphospho)-2-C-methyl-D-erythritol kinase, which gives rise to MTESRWYHTSPPAKLNLFLELLARRDDGFHELDTVMIAIDWRDELRLRRTSQPGVRLSVDWIPDRAAVANELQVKEEDELLFIPTDDKNLVVRALNRLSEALCLDGGWEVQLNKNIPSGAGMGGASSDAASALQLGWEAASETHSKMPATSKRELLLPLAAEIGSDVPFFFGGPSFGGDPRANEGIQCARATGRGEKLEFFRLANPLHAVVIYPAASVSTAEVYSRCSVPDSPHSSDDLVLALQGMPAETTFSLHNTLEAPARGLSSRIDPALECLSKAGLTHCHMTGSGSACFALADSSQQAALAAETLRSTFPGGALIRPVMSCVVPSEIHIA